A single region of the Camelus ferus isolate YT-003-E chromosome 2, BCGSAC_Cfer_1.0, whole genome shotgun sequence genome encodes:
- the NKX1-1 gene encoding NK1 transcription factor-related protein 1, translating to MSASGPVAPADGPALPLPPPGPGPGPAPPAPAAAARDAMDGRAELPAFPRAGAPPLAASDTVPAAPEGAGAARPAPPPRPTSFSVLDILDPNKFNSRRRRCVLLGPVAPSACAPCAPAPCAPATAAPGRAPHSEELERRALAAAGGAGPGTGAESPHAGDPCKADEAEANGYSSGGGGRSPSADSGDEAPDDDEDEDEAPEAGAVRSTEARGGGSSLGARGSGCQGEAETPLGAVDETTAPGPRGNSPGAPGPPGTSAAAAAAPGGAGTTPQGAAAAAAAAAKPKRKRTGSDSKSGKPRRARTAFTYEQLVALENKFKATRYLSVCERLNLALSLSLTETQVKIWFQNRRTKWKKQNPGADTSAPTGGGGGPGPGSGPGAGLPGGLSPLSPSPPMGAPLAMHGPAGYPAHGPGGLVCAAQLPFLSSPAVLSPFVLGSQTYGAPAFYAPHL from the exons ATGAGCGCAAGCGGCCCGGTCGCTCCCGCGGACGGCCCCGCGCTGCCACTGCCGCCGCCCGGGCCCGGCCCGGGGCCCGCACCACCCgctcctgccgccgccgcccgggACGCCATGGACGGGCGCGCCGAGCTGCCCGCCTTCCCCCGGGCCGGAGCCCCGCCGCTTGCCGCCAGCGACACAGTGCCCGCGGCACCAGAGGGGGCTGGGGCGGCCCGGCCTGCCCCGCCACCGCGCCCCACCTCCTTCTCGGTGCTGGACATCCTGGACCCCAATAAGTTCAATAGCAGAAGACGCCGCTGTGTGCTGCTGGGCCCCGTTGCGCCCTCGGCGTGTGCCCCATGCGCCCCGGCCCCGTGCGCCCCGGCCACCGCCGCCCCGGGACGCGCGCCGCACTCAGAGGAGCTGGAGCGCCGCGCCCTCGCCGCCGCCGGAGGAGCTGGACCCGGCACCGGAGCTGAGTCGCCGC ACGCCGGCGACCCCTGCAAGGCGGACGAGGCCGAGGCCAACGGCTACAGCAGCGGCGGCGGTGGCCGCAGCCCGAGCGCAGACAGCGGGGACGAGGCGCCCGACGACGACGAGGACGAAGACGAGGCGCCCGAGGCGGGGGCGGTGCGCAGCACGGAGGCGCGGGGAGGCGGCAGCAGCCTCGGGGCCCGCGGGTCGGGCTGCCAGGGCGAGGCTGAGACGCCCCTCGGCGCCGTCGACGAAACCACGGCCCCCGGCCCTCGCGGGAACTCGCCCGGAGCCCCGGGTCCGCCGGGGacctcggcggcggcggcagcggcgccTGGGGGCGCGGGGACCACCCCGCAgggtgcggcggcggcggcggcggcggcggccaagCCCAAGCGGAAGCGCACGGGCTCCGACTCCAAGTCCGGGAAGCCGCGGCGCGCTCGCACCGCCTTCACCTACGAGCAGCTCGTGGCGCTGGAGAACAAGTTCAAGGCGACGCGCTACCTGTCGGTGTGCGAGCGCCTCAACCTGGCGCTGTCTTTGAGTCTAACCGAGACGCAGGTGAAGATTTGGTTCCAGAACCGCCGCACCAAGTGGAAGAAGCAGAACCCGGGCGCCGACACTAGCGCGCCGACCGGCGGCGGCGGGGGACCGGGGCCGGGCTCGGGGCCCGGCGCGGGGTTGCCCGGCGGCCTCAGCCCGCTCAGCCCGTCGCCGCCCATGGGCGCACCGCTCGCCATGCACGGCCCGGCCGGGTACCCAGCGCACGGCCCTGGCGGCCTGGTGTGCGCCGCGCAGCTGCCCTTCCTGTCGAGCCCGGCGGTGCTCTCGCCCTTCGTGCTGGGCTCGCAGACCTACGGCGCGCCGGCCTTCTACGCGCCGCACCTCTAA